One stretch of Streptomyces peucetius DNA includes these proteins:
- a CDS encoding STAS domain-containing protein encodes MDLSLSTRNVSGPGGDRTVVEVGGEIDVYTAPKLREQLVELVNDGSYHLVVDMEGVDFLDSTGLGVLVGGLKRVRAHEGSLRLVCNQERILKIFRITGLTKVFPIHTTVDEAVAATD; translated from the coding sequence GTGGACCTGTCCCTGTCGACTCGCAATGTGTCCGGACCTGGTGGCGACCGTACGGTCGTCGAGGTCGGTGGCGAGATTGATGTGTATACCGCGCCCAAGCTGCGCGAGCAGTTGGTCGAGTTGGTGAACGACGGCAGCTACCACCTGGTTGTCGACATGGAGGGCGTGGACTTCCTCGACTCCACCGGCCTCGGCGTGCTCGTGGGCGGGCTCAAGCGTGTGCGTGCGCACGAGGGCTCCCTGCGCCTGGTCTGCAACCAGGAGCGCATTCTCAAGATCTTCCGGATCACGGGTCTGACCAAGGTGTTCCCGATTCACACCACGGTCGACGAAGCAGTCGCCGCGACCGACTGA
- a CDS encoding ATP-binding protein: MATVELRFSAQPEHVRTARLVAAAVARRAGVEEAVLDEVRLAVGEACSRAVGLHRSHGITAPVRVILAEEEKTFSIEVGDEVPASGAGSTAVSADGVSADAESVEAAEGEDEMGLAVISGLVDDVEVSTTEDGGVIRMSWPAASVVAAP; the protein is encoded by the coding sequence ATGGCCACAGTCGAGCTTCGCTTCAGCGCCCAGCCCGAGCACGTCAGGACGGCTCGCCTGGTGGCCGCTGCCGTGGCTCGCCGTGCCGGGGTCGAGGAGGCGGTGCTGGACGAGGTCCGGCTCGCCGTCGGAGAGGCCTGCAGCCGTGCTGTCGGGCTGCACCGCAGCCACGGCATCACCGCGCCCGTACGGGTGATCCTGGCCGAGGAGGAGAAGACCTTCTCCATCGAGGTCGGTGACGAGGTGCCGGCCTCGGGCGCCGGTTCCACGGCCGTCTCCGCCGACGGCGTGAGCGCCGACGCGGAGAGCGTGGAGGCCGCGGAGGGCGAGGACGAGATGGGCCTCGCCGTCATCAGCGGTCTCGTGGACGACGTGGAGGTCTCCACCACGGAGGACGGTGGCGTCATCCGTATGAGCTGGCCGGCCGCGTCTGTCGTGGCCGCCCCCTGA
- a CDS encoding sodium-translocating pyrophosphatase — translation MAGLFNPHLIDHPTSLSAAVLTNDNRLIVIVIAVVALAALVVAQLLVRQVLAAGEGTESMKKIAAAVQEGANAYLARQLRTLGIFAVVVFFLLMLLPADDWSQRAGRSLFFLVGALFSAATGYIGMRLAVRANVRVAAAAREATPAEGEPEKDLTAVAHKAMKIAFRTGGVVGMFTVGLGLLGASCVVLVYAADAPKVLEGFGLGAALIAMFMRVGGGIFTKAADVGADLVGKVEQGIPEDDPRNAATIADNVGDNVGDCAGMAADLFESYAVTLVAALILGMAAFGDAGLAFPLIVPAIGVVTAMIGIFAVAPRRADRSGMTAINRGFFISALISLALVAVAAFVYLPGSYAELDGVGDAAVRAHDGDPRVLALIAVAIGIVLAALIQQLTGYFTETNRRPVRDIGKSSLTGPATVVLAGISIGLESAVYTALLIGLGVYGAFLLGGTSIMLALFAVALAGTGLLTTVGVIVAMDTFGPVSDNAQGIAEMSGDVTGAGAQVLTDLDAVGNTTKAITKGIAIATAVLAAAALFGSYRDAIATAASDVGEKLGDSAPMNLVMDISQPNNLVGLVLGAAVVFLFSGLAINAVSRSAGAVVYEVRRQFREHPGIMDYTEKPEYGRVVDICTKDALRELTTPGLLAVMTPIAVGFSLGVGALGSFLAGAIGTGTLMAVFLANSGGAWDNAKKLVEDGHHGGKGSEAHAATVIGDTVGDPFKDTAGPAINPLLKVMNLVALLIAPAVIQFSYGDDANAGVRAVVAVLAILIIVGSVYISKRRGIAVGDEGGAAERSAKKPGAAVVS, via the coding sequence ATGGCGGGGCTCTTCAACCCACACCTGATCGATCACCCCACTTCTCTCTCAGCCGCGGTACTCACGAATGACAACCGACTGATCGTTATTGTGATCGCGGTCGTCGCCCTGGCGGCGCTCGTCGTCGCCCAGCTCCTGGTCCGCCAGGTGCTCGCCGCGGGCGAGGGCACCGAATCAATGAAGAAGATCGCGGCCGCAGTGCAGGAAGGCGCGAATGCCTATCTGGCGCGCCAGCTGCGCACCCTCGGCATCTTCGCCGTCGTGGTGTTCTTCCTGTTGATGTTGCTCCCGGCCGACGACTGGTCGCAGCGGGCCGGGCGTTCCCTGTTCTTCCTGGTGGGTGCGCTTTTCTCGGCAGCCACCGGATACATCGGGATGCGCCTTGCGGTCCGGGCCAATGTGCGCGTCGCCGCTGCCGCGCGCGAAGCGACTCCGGCGGAAGGCGAGCCGGAAAAGGATCTGACGGCCGTCGCGCACAAGGCCATGAAGATCGCTTTCCGTACGGGAGGCGTGGTCGGCATGTTCACGGTGGGCCTCGGCCTGCTCGGTGCCTCCTGCGTCGTACTCGTCTACGCGGCCGACGCGCCGAAGGTGCTCGAAGGTTTCGGCCTCGGCGCCGCGCTCATCGCCATGTTCATGCGTGTCGGCGGCGGCATCTTCACCAAGGCGGCCGACGTCGGCGCCGACCTCGTCGGAAAGGTCGAACAGGGCATTCCCGAGGACGACCCGCGCAACGCGGCCACCATCGCCGACAACGTGGGCGACAACGTCGGCGACTGCGCGGGCATGGCGGCCGACCTCTTCGAGTCCTACGCCGTCACACTCGTCGCTGCCCTCATCCTCGGCATGGCGGCGTTCGGCGACGCCGGCCTCGCCTTCCCGCTCATCGTCCCGGCGATCGGCGTGGTCACCGCGATGATCGGCATCTTCGCGGTCGCCCCGCGGCGCGCCGACCGCAGCGGGATGACGGCGATCAACCGCGGCTTCTTCATCTCCGCGCTGATCTCGCTCGCCCTGGTGGCAGTGGCCGCCTTCGTCTACCTGCCCGGTTCGTACGCGGAGCTGGACGGAGTGGGTGACGCCGCGGTCCGGGCGCACGACGGGGACCCGCGGGTGCTGGCACTCATCGCCGTCGCGATCGGCATTGTCCTGGCGGCGCTGATCCAGCAGCTGACCGGGTACTTCACGGAGACGAACCGGCGCCCCGTGCGGGACATCGGCAAGTCGTCGCTGACCGGCCCCGCCACCGTGGTCCTGGCCGGCATCTCCATCGGCCTCGAATCGGCTGTCTACACCGCCCTGTTGATCGGCCTCGGCGTGTACGGGGCCTTCCTGCTCGGCGGTACGTCGATCATGCTCGCGCTGTTCGCGGTGGCGCTGGCCGGCACCGGTCTGCTCACCACCGTCGGTGTGATCGTGGCCATGGACACCTTCGGCCCGGTCTCCGACAACGCGCAGGGCATCGCCGAGATGTCCGGTGACGTCACCGGCGCCGGAGCCCAGGTCCTGACCGACCTGGACGCGGTGGGCAACACCACCAAGGCCATCACCAAGGGCATCGCGATCGCCACGGCCGTGCTCGCGGCCGCAGCGCTCTTCGGCTCGTACCGCGACGCCATCGCGACGGCGGCCTCGGACGTGGGCGAAAAGCTGGGCGACAGCGCGCCGATGAACCTGGTGATGGACATCTCGCAGCCCAACAACCTGGTTGGTCTGGTCCTCGGCGCGGCGGTCGTCTTCCTCTTCTCCGGCCTTGCCATCAACGCCGTCTCCCGCTCCGCGGGGGCCGTGGTCTACGAGGTGCGGCGGCAGTTCCGCGAGCACCCCGGGATCATGGACTACACGGAGAAGCCGGAGTACGGGCGCGTCGTCGACATCTGCACCAAGGACGCGCTGCGCGAGCTGACCACACCCGGTCTGCTCGCGGTGATGACCCCCATCGCGGTCGGTTTCTCGCTCGGGGTGGGCGCCCTCGGGTCGTTCCTCGCCGGTGCCATCGGTACGGGCACCCTGATGGCCGTCTTCCTCGCCAACTCCGGTGGCGCGTGGGACAACGCCAAGAAACTCGTCGAGGACGGACACCACGGAGGCAAGGGAAGCGAGGCGCATGCCGCGACGGTCATCGGCGACACGGTGGGTGACCCGTTCAAGGACACCGCTGGCCCGGCGATCAACCCCTTGCTGAAGGTGATGAACCTGGTGGCGCTGCTCATCGCGCCCGCGGTGATCCAGTTCAGCTACGGGGACGACGCCAACGCCGGTGTACGTGCCGTGGTCGCGGTGCTGGCGATCCTGATCATCGTCGGTTCCGTGTACATCTCGAAGCGGCGAGGCATCGCCGTCGGCGACGAGGGCGGTGCTGCGGAGCGCAGCGCGAAGAAACCCGGTGCGGCGGTGGTTTCCTGA
- a CDS encoding small secreted protein: MNKKLAAALSSGAVLVLTLSGCGDDGEEKVNAWAKEVCDQAQPQIKKRADAQQAIISTAADGKPADIQAADSKAFADIAAADKALAKAIRDAGAPPVENGEKLQQDAVKELDATAGAYLDLKKKVDDLDPKNQQKFADGLQTVADGLKKIERMDQAALAKLQSGELGNAMAKQPGCQRAKTSSPAGGTSASPGDA, translated from the coding sequence GTGAACAAGAAGCTTGCAGCCGCACTGTCCAGCGGTGCGGTACTGGTACTCACGCTGTCGGGCTGCGGCGACGACGGCGAGGAAAAGGTGAACGCCTGGGCGAAGGAGGTCTGCGACCAGGCGCAGCCGCAGATCAAGAAGAGGGCCGACGCCCAGCAGGCCATCATCTCCACGGCCGCCGACGGCAAACCGGCCGACATCCAGGCAGCCGACTCCAAGGCGTTCGCGGACATCGCGGCGGCGGACAAGGCGCTCGCCAAGGCGATCAGGGACGCCGGAGCGCCTCCCGTCGAGAACGGCGAGAAACTCCAGCAGGACGCGGTGAAGGAACTCGACGCCACCGCCGGCGCCTACCTCGACCTGAAGAAGAAGGTCGACGACCTCGACCCGAAAAACCAGCAGAAGTTCGCCGACGGTCTGCAGACCGTCGCGGACGGGCTGAAGAAGATCGAGCGCATGGACCAGGCGGCACTGGCGAAGCTCCAGTCGGGCGAACTGGGCAACGCCATGGCGAAGCAGCCCGGCTGCCAGCGGGCCAAGACGTCCAGCCCCGCCGGCGGCACCTCCGCGTCGCCCGGCGACGCGTAG
- a CDS encoding methyltransferase — MSTTSLPVPDHSSRLREALLAAAFTADGLLDLLGAPAYAALARSETVPALRATRGTGALETLTRLFLLQCAVPHERARAALPLEECLADGWVVRDGDEIRAAVDVRPYGGPEGQDWFIVSDLGCAVGGAGGAGGQGEGVVLGVGGASTTLAGITVRRPVASALDLGTGSGIQALHAAQHATRVTATDLNPRALVFTRLTLALSGAMEADLREGSLFEPVGSDTYDLIVSNPPFVISPGARLTYRDGGMGGDDLCRTLVSQAGDRLNDGGYAQFLANWQHVEGEDWQERLRSWVPRGCDAWIVQREVQDVTQYAELWLRDSGDHRADPARYAARYDAWLDEFEARKTNAVGFGWITLRKSGSERPSIVTEEWAHPVEQPLGNSVRAHFDRQEYLRARDDAALLADHFVLAPEVMQEQVGLPGAEDPEHVVLRQNRGMRRATKVDTVGAGFAGACDGSLSAGQILDAIAQLLGEDPVRLRDRTPQALRLLIDEGFLEPAAR; from the coding sequence GTGAGTACGACCAGCCTCCCCGTGCCCGACCACTCGTCCCGGCTCCGCGAAGCGCTTCTCGCCGCAGCCTTCACCGCCGACGGGCTGCTCGACCTGCTCGGCGCCCCCGCCTACGCGGCGCTCGCCCGCAGCGAGACCGTGCCCGCCCTGCGCGCCACCCGTGGGACCGGCGCCCTGGAGACCCTCACTCGGCTGTTCCTGCTCCAGTGCGCCGTACCGCACGAGAGGGCGCGTGCCGCGCTGCCCCTCGAGGAGTGCCTCGCCGACGGCTGGGTGGTGCGCGACGGCGACGAGATCCGGGCCGCGGTGGACGTCCGGCCGTACGGCGGGCCTGAGGGGCAGGACTGGTTCATCGTCTCCGACCTCGGCTGCGCGGTCGGCGGTGCGGGGGGCGCCGGCGGCCAGGGCGAGGGGGTGGTCCTCGGGGTCGGCGGCGCGTCGACCACGCTCGCCGGCATCACCGTCCGTAGGCCCGTGGCCTCCGCGCTGGACCTGGGCACCGGCTCCGGTATCCAGGCGCTGCACGCCGCCCAGCACGCGACCCGGGTGACGGCCACCGATCTGAACCCTCGCGCACTGGTCTTCACCCGCCTCACGCTCGCCCTGTCCGGCGCGATGGAGGCCGACCTGCGTGAGGGCTCGCTGTTCGAGCCCGTCGGCTCGGACACGTACGACCTGATCGTGTCCAACCCGCCGTTCGTCATCTCCCCCGGTGCCCGGCTGACCTACCGGGACGGCGGGATGGGCGGGGACGACCTGTGCCGCACCCTTGTGTCGCAGGCGGGGGACAGGCTCAACGACGGCGGATACGCCCAGTTCCTGGCCAACTGGCAGCACGTTGAAGGGGAGGACTGGCAGGAACGGCTGCGCTCCTGGGTGCCGCGTGGCTGTGACGCCTGGATCGTGCAGCGCGAGGTGCAGGACGTGACGCAGTACGCCGAGCTGTGGCTGCGGGACAGCGGGGATCATCGCGCCGATCCCGCACGGTACGCGGCGCGTTACGACGCATGGCTCGACGAGTTCGAGGCGCGGAAGACGAACGCGGTCGGCTTCGGCTGGATCACCCTCAGGAAGTCCGGTTCCGAGCGCCCCTCGATCGTCACGGAGGAGTGGGCGCATCCGGTCGAACAGCCCCTCGGGAACAGCGTGCGCGCACACTTCGACCGGCAGGAGTATCTGCGTGCGCGTGACGACGCGGCGCTGCTCGCGGACCATTTCGTGCTGGCCCCCGAGGTCATGCAGGAGCAGGTCGGACTGCCGGGCGCCGAGGACCCGGAGCACGTGGTGCTGCGCCAGAACCGCGGTATGCGGCGCGCCACCAAGGTCGACACGGTCGGCGCCGGTTTCGCCGGGGCGTGCGACGGCAGCCTGAGCGCCGGGCAGATCCTCGACGCCATCGCGCAGCTGCTCGGGGAGGACCCTGTCCGGCTGCGTGACCGCACGCCGCAGGCTCTGCGGCTGCTGATCGACGAGGGCTTCCTGGAACCGGCCGCCCGCTGA
- the topA gene encoding type I DNA topoisomerase — translation MSPTSETAQGGRRLVIVESPAKAKTIKGYLGPGYVVEASVGHIRDLPNGAAEVPDKYTGEVRRLGVDVEHDFQPIYVVNADKKAQVRKLKEQLAESDELYLATDEDREGEAIAWHLLEVLKPKVPVHRMVFHEITKDAIRDAVANPRELNKRMVDAQETRRILDRLYGYEVSPVLWKKVMPRLSAGRVQSVATRLVVERERERIAFRSAEYWDLTGTFSTGRAGDVSDPSTLTARLNTVDGRRVAQGRDFGSDGLLKSDQVLHLDEANARALAAALEGASFAVRSVESKPYRRSPYAPFRTTTMQQEASRKLGFGAKATMQVAQKLYENGFITYMRTDSTTLSDTAVSAARAQVTQLYGADYLPEKPRVYAGKVKNAQEAHEAIRPSGDRFRTPAETGLTGDQFKLYELIWKRTVASQMKDATGNSVTVKIGGRASDGRDAEFTASGKTITFHGFMKAYVEGADDPNAELDDRERRLPQVAEGDALSSEEISVDGHATKPPARYTEASLVKELEEREIGRPSTYASIIGTILDRGYVFKKGTALVPSFLSFAVVNLLEKHFGRLVDYDFTARMEDDLDRIARGEAQAVPWLKRFYFGEGDAAGAASEAGNGDGDHLGGLKELVTDLGAIDAREISSFPVGNDIKLRVGRYGPYVERGEKEAEGHQRADVPDDLAPDELTVEYAEELLAKPSGDFELGTDPVSGHQIVAKDGRYGPYVTEILPEGTPKTGKNAVKPRTASLFKTMSLDTVTLDDALKLMSLPRVVGTDAEGVEITAQNGRYGPYLKKGTDSRSLENEEQLFSITLDEALAIYAQPKQRGRAAAKPPLKELGTDPVSERPVVVKDGRFGPYVTDGETNATLRTGDSVEDITPERGYELLAEKRAKGPAKKKTAAKKAPAKKTAAKKTAAKKTAAKKTTTAKKTTAKKTTAKTAARKTAAPTEE, via the coding sequence TTGTCCCCGACCAGCGAGACCGCACAGGGCGGCCGCCGACTCGTGATCGTCGAGTCGCCTGCCAAGGCGAAGACGATCAAGGGCTATCTCGGCCCCGGCTATGTCGTCGAGGCGAGCGTCGGGCACATCCGCGACCTGCCGAACGGCGCCGCCGAGGTGCCGGACAAGTACACCGGTGAGGTGCGGCGCCTCGGCGTCGACGTCGAACACGACTTCCAGCCGATCTATGTCGTCAACGCCGACAAGAAGGCCCAGGTCAGGAAGCTCAAGGAGCAGCTCGCCGAATCCGACGAGCTCTACCTCGCCACCGATGAGGACCGCGAGGGCGAAGCCATCGCGTGGCACCTCCTCGAGGTGCTCAAGCCCAAGGTCCCCGTCCACCGCATGGTCTTCCACGAGATCACCAAGGACGCCATCCGGGACGCCGTCGCCAACCCGCGCGAGCTCAACAAGCGCATGGTCGACGCCCAGGAGACCCGCCGTATCCTCGACCGTCTCTACGGCTACGAGGTCTCGCCGGTCCTGTGGAAGAAGGTCATGCCGCGGCTGTCCGCCGGCCGTGTGCAGTCCGTCGCGACCCGTCTCGTCGTCGAGCGTGAGCGTGAGCGCATCGCGTTCCGCTCCGCCGAGTACTGGGACCTGACCGGCACGTTCTCCACCGGCCGCGCCGGTGACGTCTCCGACCCGTCCACGCTCACCGCCCGCCTGAACACCGTCGACGGACGGCGTGTGGCGCAGGGCCGCGACTTCGGCTCGGACGGCCTCCTCAAGTCCGATCAGGTGCTCCACCTCGACGAGGCGAACGCCCGGGCGCTGGCCGCCGCGCTGGAGGGCGCGTCGTTCGCCGTCCGCTCGGTCGAGTCCAAGCCGTACCGCCGCTCGCCGTACGCGCCGTTCCGTACGACGACGATGCAGCAGGAGGCCTCCCGGAAGCTGGGCTTCGGGGCCAAGGCCACCATGCAGGTCGCGCAGAAGCTGTACGAGAACGGCTTCATCACCTATATGCGTACGGACTCCACGACCCTCTCCGACACGGCGGTCTCCGCGGCCCGTGCGCAGGTCACACAGCTGTACGGCGCCGACTACCTGCCGGAGAAGCCGCGCGTGTACGCCGGCAAGGTCAAGAACGCGCAGGAGGCGCACGAGGCGATCCGTCCCTCCGGCGATCGCTTCCGCACGCCTGCGGAGACCGGGCTGACCGGCGACCAGTTCAAGCTCTACGAGCTGATCTGGAAGCGGACCGTGGCCTCCCAGATGAAGGACGCGACCGGTAACTCCGTCACCGTGAAGATCGGCGGCCGGGCGTCCGACGGCCGTGACGCCGAGTTCACCGCGTCCGGCAAGACCATCACGTTCCACGGCTTCATGAAGGCCTACGTCGAGGGCGCCGACGACCCGAACGCGGAGCTCGACGACCGTGAGCGGCGTCTGCCGCAGGTCGCCGAGGGCGACGCCCTGTCCTCCGAGGAGATCTCGGTCGACGGCCACGCCACCAAGCCGCCGGCCCGCTACACCGAGGCCTCGCTGGTCAAGGAGCTGGAAGAGCGCGAGATCGGCCGTCCGTCGACGTACGCCTCGATCATCGGCACGATCCTCGACCGCGGATACGTCTTCAAGAAGGGGACGGCCCTCGTCCCCTCGTTCCTTTCCTTCGCCGTGGTCAACCTGCTGGAGAAGCACTTCGGCCGGCTCGTCGACTACGACTTCACCGCGAGGATGGAGGACGACCTCGACCGCATCGCGCGGGGCGAGGCGCAGGCCGTGCCGTGGCTGAAGCGCTTCTACTTCGGTGAGGGCGACGCGGCCGGCGCCGCCTCCGAGGCGGGCAACGGCGACGGCGACCACCTCGGCGGCCTCAAGGAACTGGTCACCGACCTCGGCGCGATCGACGCCCGGGAGATCTCCAGCTTCCCCGTCGGCAACGACATCAAGCTGCGGGTCGGCCGCTACGGGCCGTACGTCGAGCGCGGTGAGAAGGAGGCCGAGGGCCACCAGCGCGCCGACGTCCCCGACGATCTCGCACCCGACGAGCTCACCGTGGAGTACGCGGAGGAGCTGCTCGCCAAGCCGAGCGGCGACTTCGAGCTGGGCACCGACCCGGTCAGCGGGCACCAGATCGTCGCGAAGGACGGGCGTTACGGCCCGTACGTCACGGAGATCCTTCCCGAGGGCACCCCGAAGACGGGCAAGAACGCGGTCAAGCCGCGTACGGCCTCACTCTTCAAGACCATGTCCCTGGACACGGTCACCCTCGACGACGCGCTGAAGCTGATGTCCCTGCCGCGCGTGGTCGGCACCGACGCCGAAGGCGTCGAGATCACCGCGCAGAACGGACGCTACGGCCCCTACCTGAAGAAGGGCACCGACTCGCGCTCCCTGGAGAACGAGGAGCAGCTCTTCTCCATCACGCTGGACGAGGCCCTGGCGATCTACGCGCAGCCCAAGCAGCGTGGCCGCGCCGCCGCCAAGCCGCCGCTGAAGGAACTGGGCACCGACCCGGTGAGCGAGCGTCCGGTGGTCGTCAAGGACGGCCGCTTCGGCCCGTACGTGACGGACGGCGAGACGAACGCCACGCTGAGGACCGGCGACAGCGTCGAGGACATCACACCGGAGCGCGGCTACGAGCTGCTCGCCGAGAAGCGCGCCAAGGGCCCCGCCAAGAAGAAGACGGCGGCCAAGAAGGCACCGGCGAAGAAGACGGCGGCCAAGAAGACGGCGGCGAAGAAGACCGCCGCCAAGAAGACGACCACCGCGAAGAAGACGACAGCCAAGAAGACCACCGCGAAGACAGCGGCCAGGAAGACGGCCGCGCCGACGGAGGAGTAG